GAGTCGTCTGTGTATTGATAGGCCCACTTCGGCGGGATAAACTCGCACTTGTGGTCGGTTTCGCGGAACTGCATTAAACAGCTCATACCCATGGTTTTTAAATCCCGCTCATCAGGGGGAATGGTTTCATTATAATCGCGCTTTGATTCCCGTCCGTAGGTATGCTCTGCGCCAGATAACGGCGCTAAAATAGAGTCGCCTGAACAGTCGGCAAAGTAGGTTGCTTTCACAATGTGAAAGGTTTGGGTCGTCGTCTGCCAGCCCTTTACGCTTACGATTTTGTTCCCGTCCATTTCTGCATCTAAGCACGAGCAGTTCATAATTACCTGAAGATTTTCTTCCAAAAGCGCCTTTTCATACAGCACACTGTCCCAAATGCTAAAGCTAAGGGACGTGTTCCTGTAATGATTGTCTAAAATCATCTCTTCAATTATGCCGGTTTCACGGTTGTCTTTTCCCCGTGCGCCGCAAACCCACATTCTAATTTCGCTGGACGAGTTCCCGCCGAAAACCGGCCGGTCCTGCATAATTGCGACTTTAATCCCGTGCCGCGCGGCAGAAACAGCCGCACAAAGGCCAGCTAAGCCGCCGCCCACAACACATAAATCCACCTGATGGTTTAATGTTCTCATCACTTTTCCCTCCAATTTCATTGCTTCACAAGCCCTTTTACCGCATCATATACGTTTTGCACGCCGCTTTTAAAATCAGACCCATTCACCACAACCACATCTGCATATTTTAAATACAGCTCGTGGCGCTCCTCATACATATCGTAAAGCTTTTGCGGATTGTTTTTTAAAAGCGGCCTTTTTTCCGCGTTCAGTGTTTTTAAAATATTTTCCACAGAGCGGTTGATGTAGACCACCACTCCGTTTTTCTTTAAATATTTCATGTTTTCCGGCCGCAGAATAACGCCGCCGCCGGTGGAAACGATGGTATGCCGGTAGGAAAGGCCGATATGCTTCGCCGCCTTTGCCTCGATGTCGCGGAAATATTCGTTTCCCCGTGTTTCAAATATTTTAGAAATCGTCATTTTCTGTGTTCGCTCTATGTAGTTATCCATGTCCACAAAGGGCATTCTCATCTTAAAAGACAGAGCAATCCCGACTGTCGACTTCCCTGCTCCCGACATTCCGATTAGAACGATATTGCTCTTTTTCATGCTGCAACCTTTCATCTTACGTTTTCAGTTCTGTAATTTCCAAGCAGAATTAATTCCGCACCGGTTTCTTTGATCTGCGTAATAGCATCCGCAACATTAGAGTCAGCCAAATTTCCTTCAAAATCTATGTAAAACATGTAGGAAAAATCCTTTTGTTTTAACGGACGCGATTCAATATGCATCAAATTTACGCCGTTGCGGGCAAACACAGCCAACACATCGCAAAGCGCACCGCTTTTGTGACGTGTGGTAAACGCCGCGCTAATTTTGTCGCAATTATTATCGCAGGTAAGTTTGTTGGAAATCACCACGAAGCGGGTGGTGTTGCCGCTGTTTTCGTGAATGTTTTCTTTCAGAATTTTCAGGCCATAACTCTCTGCGGCAAGCTTGCTTGCAATGGCCGCCTTTTTTTTGTTGCCGCATTCTGCAACATATTTGGCGGCTAACGCAGTGTTTTCCATAGGCACACATTTAATGTCCGCCTTAAGGCTGCTTAAAAACAGGCCGCTTTGAACAAACCCTTGATTGTGGGAATAAATTTCTTTTATGTCCTCCATCTCGGCGTCACTGGTTCCCAGCAGGCAATGGCGCACGTCTACATACGTTTCGCCGGCAATAAACAAATGCTCCGACAAAATTAAATCCAAGGTATCGGCAATTGCGCCGGAGGAGTTGTTTTCAAAAGGCAGAACGCCAAAGTCCGCTTCCCCGTTTGCAACCAGTTTTGCCGCCTCCAAAAAGGTGTTTACATTTAACTTATGCTTCACAGCGGGAAAAAACTTATTTAATGCCTCACCGCTGTAAGACCCAACAACGCCGGGATAAACAACCTTTAAATCGGCGTTTAAAAAATCAGCAGGCTGATATAAAAAATTCTGCGCGCCATTTAAAACCTTTGCCTGAAGCGAACGCGAAATCCGCATAATGTCTTCAAAAAACTCGGCGGTATATTGTCTGTAGGCAGGATTTTTTGTCTGCTCCATCCGTTTTTTTATCACGGCCTTTTCCCGATCAGGACAAAAAATTTCAAGGCCGCGTTCCTTTTTATATTCGCCTACCTTTTTTGCCGTGTCCATGCGTTTTTCAAAAAGGTCCACGAGCTGTTCGTCAATTTGGTCAATCTCTTTTCTATATTGTTCCAGCATATGTCTTTTCCTCCAACAGCATATCCAAAACCGCCACAGCCAGCGCCGCCTCTATTACCGGTACAGCCCGCTGCACAATGCAGGGGTCATGCCGGCCATGGGTGCTGTAAGTGCTCTCTTTCATTTCTTTGATATTTACAGTTTCCTGCGGCTTGCCGATAGACGGCGTAGGCTTAATGGCAGCTGTAACCACAACCGGCATGCCGTTTGTAATGCCGCCGTTTATACCGCCGTTATGATTGGTTTTTGTTTTTATTTCACCGTTTTGAATATAAAACGGATCGTTCGCTTGACTGCCGCGCATTTGTGAAAACGAGGTTCCAATGCCAAACTCAACCGCTTTCACCGCCGGGACAGAAAAAAGGATTTGGGCAATCCGGCTTTCCACCGACTCGAAAAACGGCGAACCCATTCCAGGCTTTAGCCCTATTACGACCGCTTCAACCGCGCCGCCAACCGAATCTGCCTCCGACTTTGCCGCTAAAATTTCGTTTTCCATTACCGCAGCCTTCGCGCGGTCGAGCAGCGGCAGGGTTTCGCTTTTTATCTTTCTTAATAACTCAACGTCAGGCGCAGCATAGTCTAACGCTGCGTCGCAAACGCTGCCAATGTTTTTAATGTGCGCCAAAACCTCAATCTGCTCTTTTTCCAAAACCTGTTTTGCAATCGCGCCGGCAAACACCAAAGGCGCAGTTAATCTGCCGGAAAAATGACCGCCGCCGCGGTAGTCGTTAAACCCGTGATAGCGCACGATGCCGCTGTAATCCGCATGGGAGGGGCGAAGCAGTTCCGGCTGATAATCCTGCGATCTGGTGTTTGTATTGGAAATAATTGCACAAACCGGCGTTCCCGTGGTTTTTCCGTTAAATATCCCGCTTTGTATTTGCGGAACATCGCTCTCCGATCTGGGGGTGGAAAGCTTGTTTTTTCCTGGTGCACGCCGAGCCATTTCCGTTTTTATTTTATCAAAATCAACTGCAATTCCTGAAGGCAGTCCGTCTAAAACTACGCCAATTGCGTTGGAGTGGGACTCCCCAAAAATTGTTATTTGAAACAGGTTTCCATAGGTTGCTGACATTCGTGTATTGCGCCTCCAAGCTCTGCAAATTTTTCCCAAAAGTTCCCGTAGGATTTTTTCACGCTGTCCGCGCCGCAAATCACAACGTCGCCCTCCGCCGCCGTTGCCGCAATTGCCAGCGCCATTGCCATCCGGTGGTCGTTGTGGCTGTCGACCACGGCACTAAAAAAGCGGCTTGCACCACAAATTTCCAGCGCATCGTTTTCTTCTTTTATCAAAACGCCCAGTTTTTTTAATTCTGTGCACACCGCACGCAGCCGGTCGCTTTCTTTTAGCCTGAGCCGCGATGCACCCACAATTCGGGTAATGCCTTTTGCCTTTGCTGCCAAAACAGACAACACCGGCACCAAATCCGGCACCTGGCTCACATCAACAATATGAACCGGCTCGTCTTTTTTTAGCCGCTCTATCATATTTACAATCTCTTTATCACCCTGGGAGGAGCTTTCACTTAACCCCGTCACGCAAACTTTACTGCCCAGTTCGTTTGCGACAAGATAAAATGCCGCCTGGGAATAGTCCCCCTCCACTGTAACGTTCTGGGGCTGATAAGTTTGGTTTCCGGGAACATAAAAGTGTCTGTAATTCTTTTGTGCTTGCACCCTAACGCCAAACCGCCTCATCATTTCCAGCGTCATGTCAATATATCCTACAGACTCAACTGGTGTTGTGACAACAATTTCGCTGTCGCCGCTCAAAAGCGGAAGCGCAAATAAAAGACCGGTGATATATTGAGAACTCACGTTTCCCGCGAGAGAAAACCTGCCGTGCAAAAGCGTTCCTTCAAGCTGAAGCTTATCTCCCCGCAGTTCATATTGTATTCCTTTTTGGTCAAAAATCTGAAAATAATCGTCTAACGGCCTTTGCATCAGCCGTCCCCTGCCGGATACGGTAAACCGTCCGCCAAAGCTCAGCAGAATGGGAATCAAAAACCGCAGGGTCGAGCCGGACTCGTTGCAGAAGATATTTTCGCCGCAAAAGGGACTTCTTTTCCCCGCGCTGCAAATCGTTACATTGCCATCTGAAACGGTGGCCTCGGCGCCCAACATGCGCACCGCCGCTAAAGTAGCAGATATATCATCACTCAAAGCAATGTTTGAAATGACGGATGTTCCCTTGGCCAAAGCCGCGCAGATAAGCGCACGGTGCGCCGCGCTTTTTGATGGCGGTGCTATAACCGTGCCTGAAAGGCAACCGGGAGATATCGCAATTGTTTTACTCATAAAATTCACCATTAACGCAAGGTTACACCCAACTGGTCGGACAGGGCTTTTAAAATGCTGTCTACCACGGGATTTACGTCTTCGTCTGTCAGCGTTTTCTCTTCCGCGCGGAACACCACTGAATAGGCCATCGACTTTTTACCCTCCGGCACCTGTTTGCCCTTATAAACATCGAACAGCGTCAGGGACTCAAAGATATTCCCTGCTTTTTTCTTTATAATTCCTTCAATCTGCGCAGCTAAAACGCCGTCGTCTGCAATCAGGGCCAAATCCCGCTGCGTGGACGGGAATTTGGGCAGTTTTTTATAGCTTTTATCCGTATTGGCCAGCGAAATTAACGCGTCTAAATCAAGCTCCGCAGCATATACATGGTTCTCCACGTCATAATTTTCGCAAACAGCCGGGTGCATTTGGC
This region of Congzhengia minquanensis genomic DNA includes:
- a CDS encoding shikimate kinase — its product is MKKSNIVLIGMSGAGKSTVGIALSFKMRMPFVDMDNYIERTQKMTISKIFETRGNEYFRDIEAKAAKHIGLSYRHTIVSTGGGVILRPENMKYLKKNGVVVYINRSVENILKTLNAEKRPLLKNNPQKLYDMYEERHELYLKYADVVVVNGSDFKSGVQNVYDAVKGLVKQ
- the pheA gene encoding prephenate dehydratase, which produces MLEQYRKEIDQIDEQLVDLFEKRMDTAKKVGEYKKERGLEIFCPDREKAVIKKRMEQTKNPAYRQYTAEFFEDIMRISRSLQAKVLNGAQNFLYQPADFLNADLKVVYPGVVGSYSGEALNKFFPAVKHKLNVNTFLEAAKLVANGEADFGVLPFENNSSGAIADTLDLILSEHLFIAGETYVDVRHCLLGTSDAEMEDIKEIYSHNQGFVQSGLFLSSLKADIKCVPMENTALAAKYVAECGNKKKAAIASKLAAESYGLKILKENIHENSGNTTRFVVISNKLTCDNNCDKISAAFTTRHKSGALCDVLAVFARNGVNLMHIESRPLKQKDFSYMFYIDFEGNLADSNVADAITQIKETGAELILLGNYRTENVR
- the aroC gene encoding chorismate synthase, producing MSATYGNLFQITIFGESHSNAIGVVLDGLPSGIAVDFDKIKTEMARRAPGKNKLSTPRSESDVPQIQSGIFNGKTTGTPVCAIISNTNTRSQDYQPELLRPSHADYSGIVRYHGFNDYRGGGHFSGRLTAPLVFAGAIAKQVLEKEQIEVLAHIKNIGSVCDAALDYAAPDVELLRKIKSETLPLLDRAKAAVMENEILAAKSEADSVGGAVEAVVIGLKPGMGSPFFESVESRIAQILFSVPAVKAVEFGIGTSFSQMRGSQANDPFYIQNGEIKTKTNHNGGINGGITNGMPVVVTAAIKPTPSIGKPQETVNIKEMKESTYSTHGRHDPCIVQRAVPVIEAALAVAVLDMLLEEKTYAGTI
- the aroA gene encoding 3-phosphoshikimate 1-carboxyvinyltransferase translates to MSKTIAISPGCLSGTVIAPPSKSAAHRALICAALAKGTSVISNIALSDDISATLAAVRMLGAEATVSDGNVTICSAGKRSPFCGENIFCNESGSTLRFLIPILLSFGGRFTVSGRGRLMQRPLDDYFQIFDQKGIQYELRGDKLQLEGTLLHGRFSLAGNVSSQYITGLLFALPLLSGDSEIVVTTPVESVGYIDMTLEMMRRFGVRVQAQKNYRHFYVPGNQTYQPQNVTVEGDYSQAAFYLVANELGSKVCVTGLSESSSQGDKEIVNMIERLKKDEPVHIVDVSQVPDLVPVLSVLAAKAKGITRIVGASRLRLKESDRLRAVCTELKKLGVLIKEENDALEICGASRFFSAVVDSHNDHRMAMALAIAATAAEGDVVICGADSVKKSYGNFWEKFAELGGAIHECQQPMETCFK